The Toxoplasma gondii ME49 unplaced genomic scaffold asmbl.1889, whole genome shotgun sequence genome contains a region encoding:
- a CDS encoding TPRX1 protein (encoded by transcript TGME49_314660): MWVLERKHTAIISQGRTNRKERASANGMHDQDSELSLYKVVLGAAALLSAALFTHLRKMRDAKYLTQQELSQAVARPVYTWNPYPELAPRPYRDLRNYSLAARQSPVPATDCAACASPEHAPSASPEPAPPASPEPTRVDAPKTSSPAAPTASDPDTQSGLGFAPQYVPGSPAPYAPGAAPEHAPGTIPQHAPGTIPQHAPGTIPQQAPGAIPQQAPGAIPQHAPGAIPQHAPGAIPQHAPGTNPQHAPGPASDQRPAMAPKPIPGAAAQPLPGMGSKPVPGAAAQPLPGMGSKPVPGAAAQPLPGMGSKPVPGAAAQPLPGMGSKPVPGAAAQPLPGMGSKPVPGAAAQPLPGMGSKPVPGAAAQPLPGMAPKPAPGASAQPAPGAGAQPAPGAGAQAAPAAAP; encoded by the exons ATGTGGGTgttggagagaaaacacaccgCGATTATTTCTCAGGGCAGGACTAACAGAAAGGAGCGAGCATCAGCGAATGGGATGCACGATCAG GACAGCGAACTC AGCTTGTATAAGGTC GTTCTCGGAGCG GCGGCTTTG CTATCGGCGGCGCTGTTCACACACCTCCGAAAAATGCGGGACGCCAAGTACCTCACTCAGCAAGAACTTTCCCAAGCTGTAGCTCGTCCTGTTTATACCTGGAATCCATATCCCGAGCTGGCGCCTCGTCCTTATCGCGATCTCCGTAATTATTCTCTTGCCGCTCGCCAGTCTCCTGTTCCGGCTACCGACTGTGCGGCTTGTGCCTCTCCTGAGCATGcgccgtctgcctctccggAGCCTGctcctcctgcctctccagAGCCTACCCGAGTTGACGCTCCCAAAAcctcttctcctgctgctcCGACAGCTTCTGATCCGGATACCCAGAGTGGTCTTGGTTTTGCTCCCCAGTACGTTCCTGGTTCTCCTGCTCCGTATGCTCCTGGTGCCGCTCCCGAGCATGCTCCTGGAACCATTCCCCAGCATGCTCCTGGAACCATTCCCCAGCATGCTCCTGGAACCATTCCCCAGCAAGCTCCTGGAGCCATTCCCCAGCAAGCTCCTGGAGCCATTCCCCAGCATGCTCCTGGAGCCATTCCCCAGCATGCTCCTGGAGCCATTCCCCAGCATGCTCCTGGAACCAATCCCCAGCATGCTCCTGGTCCTGCTTCCGATCAGCGACCTGCTATGGCTCCCAAGCCTATTCCTGGTGCTGCTGCCCAGCCTCTGCCTGGCATGGGTTCCAAGCCTGTTCCTGGTGCTGCTGCCCAGCCTCTGCCTGGCATGGGTTCCAAGCCTGTTCCTGGTGCTGCTGCCCAGCCTCTGCCTGGCATGGGTTCCAAGCCTGTTCCTGGTGCTGCTGCCCAGCCTCTGCCTGGCATGGGTTCCAAGCCTGTTCCTGGTGCTGCTGCCCAGCCTCTGCCTGGCATGGGTTCCAAGCCTGTTCCTGGTGCTGCTGCCCAGCCTCTGCCTGGCATGGGTTCCAAGCCTGTTCCTGGTGCTGCTGCCCAGCCTCTGCCTGGCATGGCTCCCAAGCCTGCTCCTGGTGCCAGCGCCCAGCCTGCTCCTGGTGCCGGCGCCCAGCCTGCTCCTGGTGCCGGCGCCCAGGCTGCCCCTGCTGCCGCCCCCTAA